The following coding sequences lie in one Desulfonatronum thiodismutans genomic window:
- a CDS encoding metal-dependent hydrolase, with translation MPSPIAHLAAGAAVAVGFTRDIDDPAQRRVVWGAALIFSVAPDLDAIPGFITGDMALYHNQISHSLFFGIAACLFVTGVFGLLFSRFLDWWSYSRISAVALISYGLHLVMDAATLGPGVKLLWPFMDERFSTPIMIFYGVRHSEGLFSAHHLITIGSELAMIVGFLLLARIVFRPHRHVPDTAFVE, from the coding sequence ATGCCCTCACCCATAGCCCATCTTGCCGCCGGTGCGGCCGTCGCGGTCGGCTTCACCCGCGACATCGACGATCCGGCCCAACGTCGCGTAGTCTGGGGAGCAGCCCTCATTTTTTCCGTTGCTCCAGACCTGGACGCCATTCCCGGGTTCATTACCGGAGACATGGCCCTCTACCATAATCAGATATCACACAGCCTTTTTTTCGGCATTGCAGCCTGTTTGTTTGTCACGGGCGTTTTTGGATTATTATTCAGTCGGTTTCTTGACTGGTGGAGTTATTCGCGGATATCCGCCGTGGCTTTGATTTCCTACGGCCTGCATCTGGTCATGGACGCGGCGACCCTTGGTCCCGGCGTGAAGTTGCTTTGGCCGTTCATGGACGAACGCTTTTCCACGCCCATAATGATTTTTTACGGAGTGCGACACTCTGAAGGCCTCTTCTCCGCGCATCACCTGATAACCATCGGCAGTGAGCTGGCGATGATCGTAGGCTTCCTGCTTTTGGCGCGCATTGTATTTCGTCCGCATCGACATGTTCCCGATACGGCTTTCGTCGAGTAA
- a CDS encoding acyltransferase encodes MTNSPPQTPPARRTLAAQLNDESSSPLRCYARKVLGDAGALSLAYYEVVNLLFCNLPSSLGFFLRRTFYRRLFRSVGSGLILGRGLSIRHPGKITLGHRVAVDDNTLLDASGLKGEGIFIHDDVIVARNCVVQAKIGSTIIGARTEIGANTIISSISRVEIGKFGLVGPLCLIGGGNYKTDRTDIPMMDMGWTSRGPVVVGDDVWIGAGVSILDGVRIGKGCIIGAGAVVAKDLPDYAVAMGVPAKIMRYRLVPGNGQSSEYTGA; translated from the coding sequence ATGACCAACTCCCCCCCGCAGACTCCCCCCGCCCGTCGCACCCTCGCGGCCCAGCTCAACGACGAATCGTCCTCTCCTTTGCGCTGTTATGCCAGAAAAGTCCTCGGCGACGCGGGCGCGTTGTCCCTGGCCTACTACGAGGTCGTCAATTTGTTGTTTTGCAACCTGCCTTCCAGCTTGGGCTTTTTCCTGCGCCGGACGTTTTACCGCCGCTTGTTTCGATCCGTCGGTTCCGGGCTGATCCTCGGGCGCGGCTTGAGCATCCGTCATCCCGGCAAAATAACCCTGGGCCACAGGGTCGCGGTGGACGACAACACCCTGCTGGACGCATCCGGTTTGAAAGGTGAAGGAATCTTCATCCATGACGACGTGATCGTCGCCCGTAACTGCGTTGTGCAGGCCAAGATAGGTTCCACCATCATTGGTGCGCGTACGGAAATCGGCGCCAACACGATCATTTCGTCCATCTCCAGGGTTGAAATCGGAAAATTTGGACTGGTCGGTCCGCTCTGTCTCATCGGGGGAGGGAACTACAAAACGGACAGAACGGATATCCCGATGATGGATATGGGCTGGACGTCACGTGGACCAGTGGTGGTGGGAGACGACGTTTGGATTGGAGCGGGGGTGTCCATTCTGGATGGAGTACGCATCGGCAAGGGATGCATCATCGGTGCCGGTGCTGTGGTTGCCAAGGATCTACCCGACTACGCCGTGGCTATGGGCGTGCCGGCGAAAATCATGAGATATCGCCTTGTTCCCGGAAATGGCCAATCTTCGGAGTACACCGGGGCATGA
- a CDS encoding glycerol-3-phosphate dehydrogenase/oxidase, translated as MMLDLREIASKHFDILVVGGGVNGACVAWDAAMRGLSVALVDKNDFGAATSAATGRMIHGGIRYLQHLALGRVRTSLHERIFFLRSAPHLVHPVPFLIPTYGHGLKGKEVLSLAMTVYDLLARTEGARSSRRTMPGHKRLSRQETLASEPHLLAEGLTGAIRFYDCQMPFPERLTLAIVLAARREGAEVLNYAQVKDLLVDDGRVTGANVMDVFTGSQLTIKADLTVNAAGPWVNSVLKSGGLADTVKGASRLLSKGIHIITRSLTSGHALALATRHKHSGAWLDRGGRHFFIVPWQGLSLIGTTNSPFNGAPDDDIVTEEDIRGLIDDVNSVYPAAGLCRADIRHFYGGLYPDDPSRPPGTGYQGSREDNIIDHGVSQNIQGLISVIGVKYTTARLLAQKIVDLTCRKLARQAKPCRTESAPLFGGGITNLKDFVADECRHRPDILSESRIVDLIHAYGTNYTEILELCVQDPDLAEEIRPGTAILKAQVVHAVRREMARNLQDVVFRRTPLGCLGRPAPETLRCLARIMAEESGWDDTRREEEVLAVDARYLAK; from the coding sequence ATGATGCTGGACTTACGGGAAATCGCCTCAAAACACTTCGACATCCTGGTCGTCGGCGGGGGCGTCAACGGTGCCTGCGTCGCCTGGGACGCGGCCATGCGCGGGCTGTCCGTGGCCCTGGTGGACAAGAACGATTTCGGGGCGGCGACGTCCGCGGCCACGGGGAGGATGATCCACGGCGGAATCCGTTATCTCCAACACCTCGCTCTGGGCAGGGTCAGGACCTCCCTGCATGAACGCATTTTTTTCCTGCGTTCGGCACCGCACCTGGTCCATCCGGTGCCGTTCCTGATTCCCACATACGGACACGGCCTCAAAGGCAAGGAAGTTTTAAGTCTGGCCATGACCGTCTACGACCTGCTTGCCCGGACCGAGGGGGCCAGGAGTTCCCGCCGGACAATGCCGGGTCACAAGCGGCTTTCCCGTCAGGAGACCTTGGCCTCGGAACCGCATTTGCTCGCCGAGGGGCTCACCGGCGCCATCCGTTTTTACGACTGTCAGATGCCCTTTCCTGAACGGCTGACCCTGGCCATCGTTCTTGCCGCGCGGCGAGAAGGGGCCGAGGTCCTGAATTACGCGCAGGTCAAGGATCTGCTTGTAGACGACGGCCGGGTCACCGGAGCGAACGTCATGGATGTCTTTACTGGAAGCCAATTGACCATCAAGGCTGATCTCACGGTCAACGCCGCCGGTCCATGGGTCAACTCCGTGCTCAAGTCCGGGGGGCTGGCCGATACCGTAAAGGGGGCCTCGAGGCTCCTTTCAAAAGGCATCCACATCATCACCCGTTCCCTGACCAGCGGACACGCCCTGGCCCTGGCCACCCGCCATAAGCATTCCGGAGCATGGCTGGACCGGGGCGGACGGCATTTCTTCATCGTCCCCTGGCAGGGCCTCTCCCTTATCGGAACCACCAACAGTCCATTCAACGGCGCACCCGATGACGACATCGTCACCGAGGAGGACATCCGCGGCTTGATCGATGACGTAAACTCCGTCTATCCGGCGGCCGGACTGTGCCGCGCCGATATCCGGCACTTCTACGGCGGACTCTATCCCGACGACCCGTCCCGTCCCCCGGGGACGGGCTACCAAGGCTCACGGGAGGACAACATCATCGACCACGGCGTCTCCCAGAACATCCAGGGCCTGATCTCGGTCATCGGGGTGAAGTACACCACGGCCCGCCTGCTGGCCCAAAAGATCGTGGACTTAACATGCCGCAAGCTGGCGCGACAAGCCAAGCCCTGCCGTACGGAAAGCGCGCCCTTGTTCGGCGGCGGGATAACGAACCTCAAGGACTTCGTCGCTGACGAATGCAGGCATCGCCCCGACATTCTCTCCGAGTCCAGGATCGTGGACCTGATTCACGCTTATGGCACGAACTATACGGAAATCCTTGAGTTGTGCGTCCAAGACCCGGATCTTGCTGAGGAAATCCGTCCGGGAACCGCCATCCTCAAAGCCCAAGTCGTGCATGCGGTACGCCGGGAGATGGCCCGGAACCTTCAGGACGTGGTCTTTCGGCGCACGCCGCTGGGCTGCCTGGGCCGCCCCGCTCCCGAGACCCTGCGCTGCCTGGCCCGAATCATGGCCGAGGAATCGGGGTGGGACGATACCAGAAGGGAAGAGGAAGTTCTCGCCGTGGATGCACGGTATCTGGCCAAATAA
- a CDS encoding glycosyltransferase family 4 protein, with protein sequence MKILHIAPTPFFSDRGCHIRIHDQIAALQRQGHDVLLTTYHHGRDVPGIPTRRSLRVPWYSKVDAGFSWHKLYLDVLLFFTVWRACLNFKPDIIHGHLHEGAALGWATSLLASARKIPVVFDVQGSLSGEIKAYGSLGPLKKLLFLFTFLEKLVCKLPDFFVCSSEAAAHLMKAEFGVPEDKIRVIREGVDESSCSVDDASCLRESLGIPQEKMVVGYIGSLVRAKGIDLLIQAMPAIRQRVENVHFLLAGYPLEECQGRVDAIGTADVTTLCGKVDYFQLFSHLSVIDVAVDPKQEGSGEGSGKILNYMSAGLPVVCFDTPANRALLGADGRYAAPGDAMDLAEKIVALLLDSDQARIIGGNNQSCVFTKYSATTQARALEDIYRRLVTN encoded by the coding sequence ATGAAAATCCTGCACATAGCGCCCACGCCTTTTTTCTCTGATCGCGGCTGCCACATCCGGATCCACGATCAGATCGCCGCGTTGCAGCGCCAAGGTCACGACGTGCTCCTGACGACCTATCACCACGGACGGGACGTTCCGGGCATCCCAACCCGGCGCAGCTTGCGCGTGCCCTGGTATTCCAAGGTTGATGCCGGTTTTTCCTGGCACAAACTGTATCTGGACGTCCTTTTGTTCTTCACGGTCTGGCGCGCCTGCCTGAACTTCAAGCCCGACATCATTCACGGACATCTGCATGAAGGCGCCGCCCTCGGCTGGGCAACGAGCCTGCTGGCCTCGGCCCGCAAAATCCCCGTGGTTTTCGACGTTCAGGGCAGCCTGAGCGGTGAAATAAAGGCCTACGGCTCGTTGGGACCGCTCAAGAAACTGCTGTTCCTCTTCACCTTTCTGGAAAAACTGGTCTGCAAGCTGCCGGATTTTTTCGTCTGCAGTTCAGAGGCTGCGGCCCATCTCATGAAAGCCGAGTTCGGCGTGCCGGAGGATAAGATTCGAGTGATCCGCGAAGGCGTCGACGAATCGAGCTGTTCGGTGGACGACGCAAGCTGTCTGAGGGAGAGTTTGGGTATTCCTCAAGAAAAAATGGTCGTGGGATATATTGGTTCGCTTGTGCGGGCCAAGGGGATTGACCTTCTGATCCAAGCCATGCCTGCAATTCGACAACGCGTGGAAAATGTCCACTTTCTGCTGGCAGGATATCCACTTGAAGAGTGCCAAGGACGTGTGGACGCGATCGGCACCGCCGACGTGACCACGCTCTGCGGCAAGGTGGACTATTTCCAGTTGTTTTCCCACCTGTCCGTGATCGACGTGGCCGTCGACCCGAAACAGGAAGGCTCAGGAGAAGGCAGCGGCAAAATCCTCAACTACATGTCCGCAGGCTTGCCCGTGGTCTGCTTCGACACCCCGGCCAACCGCGCCTTGTTGGGCGCTGACGGCAGATACGCGGCTCCTGGAGACGCCATGGATCTCGCGGAAAAAATCGTCGCGCTTCTCCTGGATTCGGATCAAGCTCGTATTATCGGTGGAAATAACCAATCGTGCGTGTTCACGAAATATTCAGCAACAACGCAAGCAAGGGCTCTTGAGGACATATACCGTCGGCTGGTCACGAACTGA
- a CDS encoding glycosyltransferase family protein, which yields MKKLIFLPTTLVLTFLVWIVLSWPLPLHMANAITLSAHKSSDSIAYMTPGDSLQLLYYFELFHQWVTGKTPWFYNLYEFHTGDDAERFSPDTYYVPFTLFYSAVRLVSTQALGMNIAGIISLWLTLLATWMLLRRYTKDEWIIALFSIFVLIFPYRWKALFDASPTGFAMMWVPVLILGLDLAVRDGKLRGGFVAGLAILFMYLGDAHIFFFGMLLIPAWCMLALLADSGLSGKAGSRYGRIALALTPAALVGGSMFFAVRSLAKSLSETAMGQGRDLGEVAVFSPQASGFFTWQSGDVSSQVYLGWAIVVLIIVGFVLLSWNFLREPRQQLKPLLFMTFLCLGILGMAILALGPHGLRTGGFFTLVRELIPPYTMIRQAGKIFCLMPTLLAVAGVTALTVLVKAGSAIPMWRGFCVMLVAVPIFWDYSTLSKPDLIYLSKEQPAYQAVAEDALSRGENPHIVVVTLWPGDSHYAAIYQHFALMYRVRMLNGYSPAVSKTYFDEIFLPLHSINQGYLSSEQISFLRAMGIGHIVIHENLYPEKVAPFPVSYALKKFLKHPSLQFLAHGDSVWAFRILDSPDEQTREPHKMARQASGPLFPARHWEMERSLYENVDLVEDTSASDRNYIALSDDGAVVHIAQTGSPPAPGLRWMIRCRGQGLLRAEIFVGQDLLREELLVVEHQHWQWLELPVSIETFSNVSVRLALEAGNIDLDSALLAAGRWPFLQPGEIISVPAANFFRAGFTDINQDRVTFLKKNYAERVVFYGPRMPLEPGLYEVSLDYSTDAEPGIEIGELRITSDTNDAGKQSMALHQGQPWRFEIRVDNNLPFNMDLFFAGQADLVLDEVIFRRLQ from the coding sequence ATGAAAAAATTAATATTTTTACCAACAACACTTGTTTTGACTTTTCTGGTTTGGATTGTATTGTCCTGGCCTTTACCCTTACACATGGCAAATGCGATAACACTTTCAGCCCACAAAAGTTCAGACAGCATTGCCTATATGACACCCGGGGATTCTCTGCAATTGCTTTATTATTTTGAATTATTTCATCAATGGGTTACAGGCAAGACACCTTGGTTTTACAATCTTTACGAATTTCATACTGGTGACGATGCCGAGCGCTTTTCTCCTGATACTTACTATGTTCCATTTACGTTATTTTATAGCGCGGTTCGACTAGTCTCAACCCAGGCTTTGGGTATGAATATTGCGGGGATCATCTCTCTATGGCTGACCCTCTTGGCAACCTGGATGCTCTTGCGTCGCTACACTAAGGACGAATGGATCATTGCCCTGTTCAGCATTTTCGTGCTGATCTTTCCATATCGCTGGAAAGCGCTTTTTGATGCCAGTCCCACCGGCTTTGCCATGATGTGGGTGCCGGTGTTGATCCTTGGGCTCGACCTCGCCGTGCGTGATGGAAAACTTCGCGGTGGTTTTGTGGCCGGACTGGCAATACTTTTCATGTATTTAGGAGATGCGCATATTTTCTTCTTCGGCATGCTGCTCATTCCCGCTTGGTGTATGCTTGCTTTGCTGGCCGATTCAGGTCTTTCAGGCAAAGCAGGCAGCAGGTACGGTCGTATTGCGCTTGCGCTGACCCCGGCTGCCTTGGTGGGGGGCAGCATGTTTTTTGCTGTGAGGAGTCTCGCGAAATCCTTGAGTGAAACCGCCATGGGGCAAGGAAGGGACCTCGGTGAGGTCGCCGTCTTTTCACCACAGGCTTCCGGCTTTTTCACGTGGCAATCTGGAGACGTTTCCAGCCAAGTGTATTTGGGTTGGGCCATCGTTGTTTTGATCATTGTCGGGTTTGTTTTGCTTTCTTGGAATTTTCTACGCGAACCTCGTCAACAACTCAAGCCTTTGCTTTTCATGACCTTTCTTTGCCTGGGGATTCTGGGCATGGCGATATTGGCTCTGGGACCGCATGGGCTCCGTACAGGAGGTTTTTTCACGCTGGTTCGTGAATTGATTCCGCCGTACACCATGATTCGTCAAGCTGGGAAAATATTCTGCCTCATGCCGACCTTGTTGGCAGTAGCCGGAGTGACAGCCTTGACCGTCCTCGTCAAGGCCGGTTCTGCCATACCCATGTGGCGCGGGTTTTGTGTAATGCTAGTGGCGGTTCCAATTTTTTGGGATTATTCAACACTGAGCAAACCTGACCTGATCTACCTGTCAAAAGAGCAACCGGCGTATCAGGCCGTGGCAGAGGATGCATTGAGTCGCGGGGAGAATCCTCATATCGTTGTCGTCACCCTGTGGCCCGGTGATAGCCATTACGCGGCCATTTACCAGCATTTTGCGTTAATGTACCGGGTTCGCATGCTCAACGGTTACAGCCCTGCTGTCTCCAAAACGTATTTTGACGAGATATTTTTGCCGTTACACAGCATTAACCAGGGTTATCTTTCCTCTGAACAGATATCGTTCCTTCGAGCCATGGGGATAGGGCATATTGTGATCCATGAAAACCTTTACCCTGAAAAAGTAGCACCATTTCCGGTTAGCTATGCCCTTAAAAAATTTCTCAAGCATCCTTCCCTGCAATTCCTGGCACATGGCGATAGCGTCTGGGCGTTCAGAATCCTGGACTCCCCTGACGAACAGACTCGGGAGCCGCACAAGATGGCGAGGCAGGCAAGCGGCCCGCTCTTTCCGGCGAGACATTGGGAAATGGAACGGTCCCTTTATGAAAATGTGGATTTGGTTGAAGATACCTCTGCCAGCGACAGGAATTACATTGCGCTGTCCGATGACGGCGCCGTTGTCCATATTGCTCAGACAGGGTCGCCTCCCGCCCCGGGGTTGCGGTGGATGATCAGATGCCGAGGGCAGGGCCTGCTTCGGGCGGAGATATTTGTCGGCCAAGACCTGCTCAGGGAAGAGCTTTTGGTCGTGGAACATCAGCATTGGCAGTGGCTGGAGTTGCCGGTATCAATTGAAACGTTCTCCAATGTATCCGTGCGCTTGGCACTTGAGGCCGGAAACATTGACCTGGATTCCGCCCTTTTGGCTGCCGGAAGGTGGCCCTTTCTCCAACCAGGAGAGATAATTTCAGTCCCGGCCGCCAATTTCTTTCGCGCGGGCTTCACGGACATCAACCAGGACCGGGTGACTTTTCTCAAAAAGAACTATGCTGAAAGGGTGGTTTTTTATGGACCGAGAATGCCCTTGGAGCCAGGCCTTTATGAAGTGAGTTTGGATTATTCGACAGATGCCGAGCCAGGGATTGAAATCGGCGAACTGCGTATCACGTCGGATACAAACGACGCGGGCAAACAGTCCATGGCTCTCCACCAGGGGCAACCTTGGCGGTTCGAGATCCGGGTGGACAACAATCTTCCATTCAATATGGATCTTTTTTTCGCGGGGCAGGCCGACCTGGTACTGGATGAGGTTATCTTCCGGCGCCTTCAATAA
- a CDS encoding TylF/MycF/NovP-related O-methyltransferase — MIKKAISSFVQRCGYDIVRHADYPADFEDLHIDIMNRVRPYTLTSHERLYSLIESVKYILNNNINGAFLECGVYKGGSMMAVALTLMAEGRADRDLYLYDTYEGMPAPDERDVDVWGKSVMEDFSKKKISDTSSTWTNASLQDVKKAMALTGYPMDKVFFVKGLVEDTLPGNAPESVALLRLDTDWYKSTKHELEHLYPRLSPRGVMILDDYGHFKGAKQAVDEYFYNSSMKPLLHRIDYTGRLVVKGV; from the coding sequence GTGATTAAAAAAGCAATTTCTTCATTCGTGCAGAGGTGTGGCTATGATATTGTCAGGCATGCAGACTATCCAGCTGACTTTGAAGATTTGCATATAGACATTATGAATAGAGTCCGCCCATACACGCTTACTAGTCATGAAAGGTTATATTCTCTCATAGAATCTGTAAAATATATCCTCAACAATAATATTAATGGCGCTTTTTTAGAATGCGGTGTCTATAAAGGAGGTTCTATGATGGCTGTTGCCTTGACACTTATGGCGGAAGGGCGCGCTGATAGAGATCTTTATCTTTATGACACTTATGAGGGTATGCCAGCTCCAGACGAGAGAGACGTCGATGTATGGGGTAAATCGGTTATGGAAGACTTCTCTAAAAAGAAAATTTCAGATACGAGCTCAACATGGACAAATGCTTCCTTGCAGGATGTTAAGAAAGCTATGGCCTTGACAGGTTATCCAATGGATAAGGTGTTTTTCGTCAAAGGCTTGGTGGAGGATACTCTTCCGGGCAATGCGCCAGAGTCCGTAGCACTGCTAAGGCTTGACACTGATTGGTACAAATCCACAAAGCACGAGTTAGAGCATCTATATCCACGTTTGTCACCAAGGGGCGTCATGATTCTCGATGACTACGGGCATTTTAAAGGAGCAAAGCAGGCTGTTGATGAATATTTTTATAATAGCAGCATGAAACCTCTATTGCACAGAATAGACTATACAGGAAGGCTAGTTGTCAAAGGTGTTTGA
- a CDS encoding UbiA prenyltransferase family protein translates to MTQPFFKSSIAPYIDIARPDHWFKNIFLAPGILLAFFFKPDLISISVIPPIIFGVLCTCLIASSNYVLNEILDTPTDQYHPEKRNRPLPSGRARMDIAWAMWVVLSIASVFMAFSINLPFGISGLMLWIMGIVYNMPPLRFKDVPYLDVLCESINNPIRLALGWYCTGMGYAPPLSMFIAYWMFGAFLMAAKRFAEYRMINDPDRAANYRKSLGYYNEQRLIVSIFYYATFFALMGGYFIASYRFELILAAPFVAYSMAFYMRLSFKPNSPVLKPEKLFRERSIVLIITATFILCTLLLFLDLQWLRELFEPWVLPY, encoded by the coding sequence ATGACGCAGCCTTTTTTCAAGTCATCCATTGCACCATATATTGACATTGCCAGACCCGATCATTGGTTCAAGAATATTTTTTTGGCTCCGGGCATTCTGTTGGCTTTTTTTTTCAAGCCAGATTTAATCTCAATTAGCGTCATTCCGCCAATTATTTTCGGCGTGTTGTGCACCTGCCTGATAGCTTCTAGTAATTACGTCCTCAATGAAATACTGGATACGCCAACGGATCAATACCATCCGGAAAAGCGAAACCGTCCCTTGCCCAGTGGCCGTGCTCGAATGGATATCGCTTGGGCGATGTGGGTGGTGCTGAGCATTGCCAGCGTGTTCATGGCATTCTCCATCAATCTGCCGTTCGGGATATCCGGGCTAATGCTCTGGATCATGGGTATCGTTTACAACATGCCACCGTTGCGTTTCAAGGACGTTCCCTATCTGGACGTACTTTGCGAGTCCATTAACAATCCAATTAGGCTTGCTTTGGGATGGTATTGTACGGGTATGGGCTATGCACCGCCATTGTCCATGTTCATTGCATATTGGATGTTTGGGGCATTTTTGATGGCGGCAAAACGGTTTGCCGAATACAGGATGATCAACGACCCGGATCGCGCCGCTAACTACAGAAAATCGCTGGGCTACTACAATGAACAGCGGCTCATTGTGAGTATTTTTTATTATGCTACTTTTTTTGCATTGATGGGTGGGTATTTCATTGCCAGCTATCGTTTCGAATTGATACTCGCGGCTCCGTTCGTGGCGTACTCCATGGCATTCTACATGCGTTTGTCTTTTAAGCCAAACAGCCCAGTTCTGAAACCGGAAAAATTATTTCGTGAGCGCTCGATAGTGTTGATTATCACCGCAACATTCATTTTATGTACTTTACTCCTCTTTTTAGATCTGCAATGGCTTCGGGAACTGTTCGAGCCGTGGGTTCTGCCGTACTGA
- a CDS encoding HAD family hydrolase: MIQLRQLPKAVIFDVDGTLYDQSSLRRKMLGDLVFHLMRSPFTGIRTIKTLAVFRRLREQMPDMKVDNLAKVQYHLAADLLRCTAGEVHAIVDEWMFKRPLHHLRACKLEYLDDFLKFLRSNGITTAVFSDYPAAQKIESLGLNFFLVLDAEDRRVDLLKPDPKGLMVCAGVLGLEPSACLFIGDRDDRDGECARRAGMPFLLYARSSCSTLNTFNSYQQLPGAFSTAHNQPN; the protein is encoded by the coding sequence ATGATCCAACTTCGACAACTACCTAAGGCTGTGATTTTCGACGTGGACGGCACCCTGTATGATCAATCCAGCCTGCGACGGAAAATGCTTGGGGACTTGGTTTTCCACCTGATGCGATCCCCATTTACGGGGATACGCACCATCAAGACCCTTGCTGTGTTTCGTCGGTTACGAGAGCAGATGCCTGATATGAAGGTCGATAACCTTGCCAAGGTTCAATATCATCTGGCCGCAGACTTGCTACGTTGTACTGCCGGGGAGGTTCACGCCATCGTGGACGAATGGATGTTTAAGCGCCCGCTTCACCATCTTCGAGCGTGCAAACTTGAATATTTGGATGATTTTTTGAAGTTTTTACGGAGCAACGGCATCACCACAGCAGTGTTTTCAGACTATCCAGCAGCGCAAAAAATCGAATCCTTGGGCTTGAACTTTTTCCTAGTCCTGGACGCAGAAGATCGCCGGGTGGACCTACTGAAGCCAGATCCTAAGGGGCTTATGGTTTGCGCGGGAGTGTTGGGCCTGGAGCCGTCCGCCTGTTTGTTCATTGGTGATCGGGACGACCGCGATGGCGAATGCGCCAGACGCGCGGGCATGCCTTTCCTGCTATATGCCCGTAGTTCTTGTAGCACGCTGAATACTTTTAATTCTTATCAGCAGTTGCCGGGGGCGTTTTCCACAGCCCATAACCAACCAAATTGA